The window GTTATGGTGTAATAACTGCTGCTGTTATGGTGTAATAACTGCTGTTATGGTGTAATAACTCCCTGTACTATTTGGTGtgactcaaataaaaataatgtaaaaataattctgcTAAGCATTTTGTAAACTGGTTCCCatcatttgtctatttttacCCCGACTGGGTGCAAACATGATTCATACACTGTACGTATTtaagaaagtaaatatttaaacatacatTACAACTTTCTGAGATTGTAAAAGATAAATAATGGTGATGACAATTAAATAAAGTGAACTTTATttgtcaaatgtatttaaaataactgtctaaatttaaatcaaaagtctcttgtcttattttcttcattattttatttctatgcagatattttagattttttaaaacagtttttatttttctctcattttcaagtcaattttgtttttattaaaaatgaaaaacaaattaagatcAAAttactaattttaatttaaacatgcCATGTTTAAGTTTGTATCgagtttgattaattttattctttaGAGCCAAACAAAAAGAGGCTATTTTCCTTCGTTTAAGGTGAACATTTATAAGACTATTTTAGATCttgcttcatttatttcaatttcaagGTTACACATTAATatagaatttcattttttaaaaccacggattgtttttaattcattcagtgtgattttatatattacaaatataaatatttgtcatggtttgtaaataaaatattttggaggTCAAAAGTACATCACGATGATTTCTGCGTGTTTTGCGCCCTCTGGCGGACAAACAGCAGAACGACTGCTTTTGACCACACTGCGCATGTGCGGTGTGTTTGTACCGAGTTAAATGGCCTTTAAAATAACTTCCAGACTCTCTGGACTGACTCACCGGGTCGTTTCCTGCCGTACcgcctcctccagctgcagcggACGGTTTAAGGTCCAACATGACCGACAGAACCGACGCTTCACGGTCACTACGGGCAGCAGCGGCGAAGGTAAACCGTCAGCCGGAGAGAGGGCTCTACAGCCGGGGTAGATCCACCGGGATCCACCGGGGTAGATCCACCAGGATCCACCTGGAGTAGATCCACCAGGAGAGCCACTGCTCCACTTCTGGCCACACGAAACATGGATTAAATAATCTCCAATagaaacattcatatttttactcCCGCCGCTAAATTTAATCAAAGTTGTTTTCATATAGAATTCAGCCGAATTACGTTCAGATTTTAGTAAATTTAAGCCACCGTCTGTTTTAACAACTTTTCTCCAAGCAAAGTCTGCATGACACGCATGTTAAACTAACCGGGTCAACCCGAATAATGGTTCGGCTAATATATGAGAGGCGTATAACACACATTTCAATGCATTTTGTGGACACAGGGAGCAAAAACTGGtagattattattttggatCCAATTTAAATGAGCATCAAAAGGTTAAACCTTCATAGAACAGATTTAgtcctacactgcaaaaacacaacattacaACTAGACCAAGTAATCCTGGTCTAGttttaagtgcaaatatctcaacttttcagcaagaattaCGAGTTTGGGTGAGTAATTtcataatattgatgaaaaatatcaagtttcaccggcagattatttcactaattatactttttacacattttaaagtggaactagtacttttaaaatctatttaaagcAATTGCTGACATAAAAccagctcctatttcttgctgaaaagttagttttctaGTGCACTGAGGTATTTGTCGggtctgctgtttttttttaatgaaatcattATTCATGTATTGCTGCAGTGACCAGTGCAGTGTTTGTGTTGTCCCAGGGGGCAGTGGATGCGCCGTGCTGCACTACAGGTTCACCGGGCAGAAGGAGGTGGACCTGATGTCCACATTCGTTCCTGAAACGTTTCGAGGCCGAGGCGTTGCTGCTGCTCTGGCACAGGTAAGCTGCAGCCTGGCTCCTGTCAGGGAGGTTTCAGCGCCGCCACTCTGGCTTCCTGTGTTGCAGGCAGCCATGGACTTCCTGGCCGAGGAGAAGCTGAAGGCTCGAGTCTCATGCTGGTACATAAAGAAATACATTGACGAGCAGCCGGAGCAGCAGTTTAAAGACTTCATCATCTCCTGATCCACAGGACCGGCAATGTGTTGAAGCTCATCTAGAAAATATCTGCGattcttttctcatttattcAAATATCTGTACGATTCATTCTTGTGTtcaagatttaaattaaaaacataaaaccaaagcgCAGGCAGAAAGGATTTTCTGAAAAGCAACAGGAAGTGCAGCTGCTGGCCGAAAACAAAATAAGATCTTATATAACAAACCAGCACAATGTAGAGCAAAATTAAAAACCGTTTTCAACATTTACTGgaataatgacataaaaacagaggtGGCTCCTTTATtctgatgcccctaaataaataaaaaggagccAAATCCTCTGAAACATGGCGGTGgaggcatcatgctgtgggatgtTTTATTCCAATAAAGTAGCGCAGCTCAACAGGAATTCACTCCACACTTTTAagactggttaaaaaaaaggaaacccaCTCATTTTTCCACTTAGATCCGCCGCTGGATGTGAAAGTGTGTTTTCCTGGTGGTGGATGTTCATCTGGTCTGGTTGGTTTGTGAAGCAGCTGCTGGTCACATGACTCTGTGATGAAGAGCTTCTTTAAAATGCATCTATTTCAACACGGCTGAAAATTCATCATAAAGCAAAaggttatttaaaaacagttttttttaaatgggcgtttttctgtgaatttgtTTCAATAACCTGAAGTTGCGTAACGTTACAGGAAACGGTGAGTCGTTCCTGCAGCCGTCGACCATCGGCTCAGATTTCCATTCAGAAACGAAACGTGAGCATTTCCAGAGGAAAGAAGACAGAAGTCGTTTCCTTTCTGCCGTCTTTATTCATTCATCAGCACGGCGCCTGAACGCACCGCGGCCTGAACGCACCGCGGCCTGAACGCACCGCGGCGTTCAGGCGCCACACAGGTGAggcagctagcagctagcagctagccCAGGATGATTCCAGTCCACATCATTTTGGTTCCATAAATACAATTTACACATAATTTTTCCTGGGAGTCACTGATACCAACAGCTGAGTGATCCAGGTcctgacgtgtgtgtgtgtgtgtgtgtgtgtgtgtgtgtgtgagggggaaCAATAGAGAAACAGAAGTGCAGGAATATATACAGACTGAACCGTAATGGTGCTTTTTTTCTCGTAACACTGCAATAAGGGGACCAAGCGATTTTACACAAAGATTTGTTGCTGCGTTTGTTGCTGCCGGATCGTTTCCTGTCCGGCTCTCACTCCATGTACGTGGGGGAGCTGGGAGACGCCGGCATCTGATCCAGGATCCTGCAGACGTACCCGGCCACGTCCACAGAGCGCTCCTCGTACATCTGGATGAACGGGTCTCTCTGcaggaaacaaagaaatgaaaccaaactaaCCGCGTCTCATGTTAAATAAACCTGAACCTACCAGCAGCTCTCGGTACTTCGGCCTCTTGGATTCGTCCTTCGTAAGgctggaaacgacaaagaaaagCGCCAGTTCCCATCTGTgcccagcagggggcagaaGCTGCTGCGTTCCGGTTTTCTCACCACACGTTGACAAAGGAGATGAACTTCGGGGAGAAGCGGCGCTCGTCCGAGTTGCTGAGCTGCGGCGGATCCCCTCTGACCACCTGAGTCAGCTGGTCGAACACGCTGTTCCACTTCGGGT is drawn from Poecilia reticulata strain Guanapo unplaced genomic scaffold, Guppy_female_1.0+MT scaffold_885, whole genome shotgun sequence and contains these coding sequences:
- the LOC103461262 gene encoding protein NATD1-like isoform X2, which codes for MAFKITSRLSGLTHRVVSCRTASSSCSGRFKVQHDRQNRRFTVTTGSSGEGGSGCAVLHYRFTGQKEVDLMSTFVPETFRGRGVAAALAQAAMDFLAEEKLKARVSCWYIKKYIDEQPEQQFKDFIIS
- the LOC103461262 gene encoding protein NATD1-like isoform X1 encodes the protein MAFKITSRLSGLTHRVVSCRTASSSCSGRFKVQHDRQNRRFTVTTGSSGEGGSGCAVLHYRFTGQKEVDLMSTFVPETFRGRGVAAALAQVSCSLAPVREVSAPPLWLPVLQAAMDFLAEEKLKARVSCWYIKKYIDEQPEQQFKDFIIS
- the LOC103461263 gene encoding dual specificity mitogen-activated protein kinase kinase 4-like; the protein is MCLRGGGILRAADENFPSIDCLCLTFLQPERIDPSASRQGYDVRSDVWSLGITLYELATGRFPYPKWNSVFDQLTQVVRGDPPQLSNSDERRFSPKFISFVNVCLTKDESKRPKYRELLRDPFIQMYEERSVDVAGYVCRILDQMPASPSSPTYME